From a single Micromonospora pallida genomic region:
- a CDS encoding TIGR03960 family B12-binding radical SAM protein, protein MSVPSTTPRPTVANSVWSRLEPLLPQVTKPIQYVGGELGAVVKDWDAATVRWALMYPDAYEVGLPNQGVQILYEVLNELPDVLAERTYAVWPDLEKLMRTHGVPQFTVDAHRSVRGFDVFGVSFSTELGYTNLLNAIDLAGIPLLAADRTDADPVIVAGGHAAFNPEPIADFVDAAVLGDGEEAVLEITAIVREWKAEGSPGGRDELLLRLARTESVYVPRFYDVDYLPDGRIQRVVPNRADVPFRVHKRTTMDLDAWPYPKKPLVPLAETVHERYAVEIFRGCTRGCRFCQAGMITRPVRERSITTVGQMVQQGLEFSGFHEVGLLSLSSADHSEIGDMCSGLAQQYEGTNVSLSLPSTRVDAFNIDLAQELSRNGRRTGLTFAPEGGSERIRRVINKMVSKEDLIRTVVTAYTNGWRQVKLYFMCGLPTETDADVLEIADMAHEVIKAGRAATGSKDIRCTVSIGGFVPKPHTPFQWAPMERPEVIDGRLKLLKQAINADRSLGRAIGFRYHDGEPSMIEGLLSRGDRRVGSVIRRVWENGGRFDGWSEHFSFQRWVDAAAEVLPTFGVDLDWYTTRERDELEVLPWDHLDSGLDKDWLWQDWQDALSEYEQDDCRWTPCFDCGVCPAMDTEIQIGPTGRKLLPLTPITGTGLRVPTPAAQ, encoded by the coding sequence ATGAGCGTCCCGTCCACCACGCCGCGTCCCACCGTGGCGAACTCCGTCTGGTCCCGGCTGGAGCCACTGCTGCCCCAGGTGACCAAGCCCATCCAGTACGTCGGTGGTGAACTGGGGGCGGTGGTCAAGGACTGGGACGCCGCGACGGTCCGCTGGGCGCTGATGTACCCCGACGCGTACGAGGTGGGCCTGCCCAACCAGGGCGTGCAGATCCTCTACGAGGTGCTCAACGAGCTGCCCGACGTGCTCGCCGAGCGGACGTACGCGGTCTGGCCGGACCTGGAGAAGCTGATGCGGACGCACGGCGTCCCGCAGTTCACCGTCGACGCGCACCGCTCGGTGCGCGGCTTCGACGTGTTCGGCGTCTCGTTCTCCACCGAGCTGGGCTACACCAACCTGCTCAACGCGATCGACCTGGCCGGCATCCCGCTGCTTGCCGCCGACCGTACCGACGCCGACCCGGTGATCGTGGCCGGCGGGCACGCCGCGTTCAACCCGGAACCCATCGCCGACTTCGTCGACGCCGCTGTGCTCGGCGACGGCGAGGAGGCGGTCCTGGAGATCACCGCCATCGTCCGGGAGTGGAAGGCCGAGGGCTCGCCCGGCGGCCGGGACGAACTGCTGCTGCGGCTGGCCCGCACGGAGAGCGTCTACGTGCCGCGCTTCTACGACGTGGACTACCTGCCCGACGGCCGGATCCAGCGGGTCGTGCCGAACCGGGCGGACGTGCCGTTCCGGGTGCACAAGCGCACGACGATGGACCTGGACGCCTGGCCGTACCCGAAGAAGCCGCTGGTCCCGCTCGCCGAGACGGTGCACGAGCGGTACGCGGTGGAGATCTTCCGGGGCTGCACCCGGGGTTGCCGGTTCTGCCAGGCCGGCATGATCACCCGCCCGGTACGGGAGCGGTCGATCACCACCGTGGGGCAGATGGTGCAGCAGGGGCTGGAGTTCTCCGGCTTCCATGAGGTGGGCCTGCTCTCCCTGTCGTCGGCCGACCACTCCGAGATCGGCGACATGTGCTCCGGCCTGGCCCAGCAGTACGAGGGCACGAACGTGTCGCTGTCGCTGCCGTCGACCCGGGTGGACGCGTTCAACATCGACCTGGCCCAGGAGTTGTCCCGCAACGGCCGGCGTACCGGCCTGACCTTCGCCCCGGAGGGCGGGTCGGAGCGGATCCGGCGGGTCATCAACAAGATGGTCTCCAAGGAAGACCTGATCCGCACGGTCGTCACCGCGTACACCAACGGCTGGCGGCAGGTGAAGCTCTACTTCATGTGCGGCCTGCCCACCGAGACCGACGCCGACGTCCTGGAGATCGCGGACATGGCGCACGAGGTGATCAAGGCCGGCCGGGCGGCGACCGGCTCGAAGGACATCCGCTGCACGGTCTCCATCGGCGGGTTCGTGCCGAAGCCGCACACCCCGTTCCAGTGGGCGCCGATGGAGCGGCCGGAGGTCATCGACGGCCGGCTCAAGCTGCTCAAGCAGGCGATCAACGCGGACCGCTCGCTGGGTCGGGCGATCGGCTTCCGGTACCACGACGGCGAGCCGTCGATGATCGAGGGCCTGCTCAGCCGGGGTGACCGGCGGGTCGGCTCGGTGATCCGCCGGGTCTGGGAGAACGGCGGCCGGTTCGACGGCTGGAGCGAGCACTTCTCCTTCCAGCGCTGGGTGGACGCCGCCGCCGAGGTGCTGCCGACGTTCGGTGTCGACCTGGACTGGTACACCACCCGGGAACGGGACGAGTTGGAGGTCCTGCCCTGGGACCACCTCGACTCCGGCCTGGACAAGGACTGGCTCTGGCAGGACTGGCAGGACGCGCTCAGCGAGTACGAGCAGGACGACTGCCGGTGGACGCCCTGTTTCGACTGCGGTGTCTGTCCGGCCATGGACACCGAGATCCAGATCGGCCCGACCGGACGGAAACTGCTTCCGCTCACCCCGATCACCGGTACCGGCCTGCGGGTACCCACCCCGGCGGCCCAGTAG
- a CDS encoding TIGR03936 family radical SAM-associated protein — protein sequence MGTDTPRSTKINKKPQPEGGQAPVVQRVRIRYAKRGPLRFTSHRDFARAFERALRRAGVPIAFSQGFTPHPKISYASAAPTGVASEAEYLEIGLRAPVDPADLRVALDAALSPGLDVLDAVVADGGSLADRIEASHWWIELPGVDPVTLHRAVDAFTAAGEVLVERMTKQGRRTFDARAAVVRAVVREPAETPSEVTGVPCAILELVVRQVTPSVRPDDVLSGLRVVADLEPPVSPRVTRLAQGTLTAQGAIADPLEADRDRATIVER from the coding sequence ATGGGTACTGACACTCCGAGGAGCACGAAGATCAACAAGAAACCACAGCCGGAGGGTGGGCAGGCGCCGGTCGTTCAGCGCGTCCGCATCCGGTACGCCAAGCGGGGACCGCTGCGGTTCACCTCGCACCGGGACTTCGCGCGGGCCTTCGAACGGGCACTGCGGCGGGCCGGGGTGCCGATCGCCTTCTCCCAGGGCTTCACCCCGCACCCGAAGATCTCCTACGCCAGCGCCGCCCCAACCGGGGTGGCCAGCGAGGCGGAGTACCTGGAGATCGGCCTGCGCGCCCCGGTCGACCCGGCCGACCTGCGCGTCGCGTTGGACGCCGCGCTCTCGCCCGGTCTCGACGTGCTCGACGCGGTGGTGGCCGACGGCGGCAGCCTGGCCGACCGGATCGAGGCATCCCACTGGTGGATCGAGCTGCCCGGTGTCGACCCGGTCACGCTGCACCGGGCCGTGGACGCCTTCACCGCCGCCGGCGAGGTGCTGGTCGAGCGGATGACCAAACAGGGGCGGCGCACCTTCGACGCCCGAGCCGCCGTGGTCCGGGCCGTGGTCCGGGAGCCGGCGGAGACGCCTTCCGAGGTCACCGGCGTACCGTGTGCGATACTCGAACTGGTCGTCCGGCAGGTCACCCCCTCCGTTCGACCCGATGACGTCCTTTCCGGCCTTCGCGTGGTGGCCGACCTGGAGCCGCCGGTGTCGCCGCGGGTGACCCGGCTGGCGCAGGGCACGTTGACCGCGCAGGGCGCGATCGCGGATCCGTTGGAGGCGGACCGCGACAGGGCAACCATCGTTGAGCGCTGA
- a CDS encoding Rne/Rng family ribonuclease produces the protein MLENEPEGGERTGTQPAGETAETTDTPTADTVAPPTKRRATRRRAAPLNQPEQTEAPVDAALGTASTSGEAPQAEVLAPIAGDLEAAAPKATRRRRKATSPKTADEPAVAPEPAVAPEAAVVSEAAEAGAEVVPPVKATRTRRRKAAVESPATEAATPAQAEATAQAAAVQAPTAESVPAGEKPPTNVPAAESVPGGPAEATDEEPAAEAAEENVPDVTAGAPTPPTVSGAVPPGPAVSAPAEPPAAPEEKPTRRRRAALTAPTVLFMAPEPEAVPVRVAPPAEEAAAEEAPETTRRRRRGRREVEPVEVEVEVEEEPTVEVEDEAAEEEDEDDETASGRRRRRRGRRGRGRGRGGADEAEDEEAEESAHADEETETEAEAEAETDEEDETADGLTRRRRRRRRRGAGEVETTADDGVPTVVKIREPRKTVDEVQGVSGSTRLEAKRQRRRDGREQRRTRPPILSESEFLARREAVDRVMVVRQRGDRTQIGVLEDGVLVEHYVTRNSSGTMAGNVYLGRVQNVLPSMEAAFVDVGRGRNAVLYAGEVNWDTTGLEGRARSIEQALKSGDSVLVQVTKDPIGHKGARLTSHIALSGRHLVYVPNGNASGISRKLPDTERKRLRDVLKKLVPDGAGVIVRTAAEGASEDELARDVKRLQAQWEDIQAKAAEGGAPVLLYEEPDLVIRVVRDLFNEDFRELVIEGDGAYDVVESYLSHVSPDLVERLRRHTGAADVFATYRIDEQILKGLDRKVFLPSGGHLVIDRTEAMTVVDVNTGKYTGAGGNLEETVTRNNLEAAEEIVRQLRLRDIGGIVVIDFIDMVLESNRELVLRRLTECLGRDRTKHQVTEITSLGLVQMTRKRIGAGLLEAFSENCECCKGRGLIIHTEPVPEKPRPGGAGEKTKVVAATTPPAAPAAAPAAAEQNGASTRRRARKSAAPERSTVEVEVTEQPSVDPYHDTMGYDLSRYEADTAAAPAVADAQRGDSARLAAPDDPDALVDGETDDELAEAGGGRRRSRRGGARRRTRP, from the coding sequence ATGCTCGAGAACGAGCCCGAGGGCGGCGAACGGACCGGCACACAGCCGGCCGGCGAGACCGCCGAGACCACTGACACCCCCACGGCTGACACCGTGGCCCCGCCGACCAAGCGGCGGGCCACCCGGCGCCGGGCCGCCCCGCTGAACCAACCGGAACAGACCGAGGCGCCGGTCGACGCGGCCCTCGGCACCGCCTCGACCAGCGGCGAGGCACCCCAGGCGGAGGTGCTCGCCCCGATCGCCGGTGACCTGGAGGCGGCGGCTCCGAAGGCCACCCGCCGTCGCCGCAAGGCCACCAGCCCGAAGACCGCCGACGAGCCGGCCGTCGCCCCCGAGCCGGCCGTCGCCCCCGAGGCGGCTGTCGTCTCCGAGGCGGCGGAGGCCGGTGCGGAGGTCGTACCGCCGGTCAAGGCGACCCGGACGCGGCGCCGGAAGGCTGCCGTCGAGAGCCCGGCGACCGAGGCCGCCACCCCGGCTCAGGCCGAGGCGACCGCGCAGGCCGCGGCGGTGCAGGCCCCGACGGCGGAGAGTGTGCCGGCCGGGGAGAAGCCGCCGACGAACGTGCCGGCGGCGGAGAGCGTGCCGGGCGGGCCGGCGGAGGCGACGGACGAGGAGCCGGCGGCAGAGGCCGCCGAGGAGAACGTCCCGGACGTGACGGCCGGAGCCCCGACCCCACCGACGGTCAGCGGTGCGGTCCCGCCGGGGCCGGCGGTGTCCGCCCCGGCCGAACCGCCGGCCGCGCCCGAGGAGAAGCCGACCCGCCGTCGTCGGGCCGCGCTGACCGCGCCGACCGTGCTCTTCATGGCCCCGGAGCCGGAGGCGGTGCCCGTCCGGGTGGCTCCGCCGGCTGAGGAGGCCGCCGCCGAGGAGGCCCCCGAGACCACCCGTCGCCGTCGCCGTGGCCGCCGTGAGGTCGAGCCGGTCGAGGTTGAGGTCGAGGTCGAGGAGGAGCCGACCGTCGAGGTCGAGGACGAGGCCGCCGAGGAGGAGGACGAGGACGACGAGACCGCCAGCGGGCGTCGTCGTCGCCGTCGGGGCCGTCGGGGCCGGGGCCGTGGTCGGGGCGGAGCCGACGAGGCCGAGGACGAGGAGGCCGAGGAGTCGGCCCACGCCGACGAGGAGACCGAGACCGAGGCCGAGGCCGAGGCCGAGACGGACGAGGAGGACGAGACCGCCGACGGGCTGACCCGTCGTCGTCGCCGCCGTCGTCGGCGCGGTGCGGGCGAGGTCGAGACGACCGCGGACGACGGTGTCCCGACGGTGGTCAAGATCCGCGAGCCGCGCAAGACCGTCGACGAGGTGCAGGGCGTCTCCGGCTCGACCCGGCTGGAGGCGAAGCGCCAGCGCCGCCGCGACGGCCGGGAGCAGCGCCGGACCCGACCGCCGATCCTGAGCGAGTCGGAGTTCCTGGCCCGCCGCGAGGCCGTCGACCGGGTGATGGTGGTCCGCCAGCGGGGTGACCGCACCCAGATCGGCGTCCTGGAGGACGGCGTCCTGGTGGAGCATTACGTCACCCGCAACTCGTCCGGCACCATGGCCGGCAACGTCTACCTGGGCCGGGTGCAGAACGTTCTGCCCAGCATGGAGGCGGCCTTCGTCGATGTCGGGCGGGGTCGCAACGCGGTCCTGTACGCCGGCGAGGTGAACTGGGACACCACCGGCCTGGAGGGGCGGGCCCGGTCGATCGAGCAGGCGCTCAAGTCCGGCGACTCGGTGCTGGTGCAGGTCACCAAGGACCCGATCGGGCACAAGGGCGCCCGGCTGACCAGCCACATCGCGCTCTCCGGCCGGCACCTGGTCTACGTGCCGAACGGCAACGCCTCCGGCATCAGCCGGAAGCTGCCGGACACCGAGCGCAAGCGGCTGCGGGACGTGCTGAAGAAGCTGGTTCCGGACGGCGCGGGCGTGATCGTCCGGACCGCCGCCGAGGGGGCCAGCGAGGACGAACTGGCCCGGGACGTCAAGCGGCTCCAGGCGCAGTGGGAGGACATCCAGGCCAAGGCCGCCGAGGGCGGCGCCCCGGTGCTGCTCTACGAGGAGCCCGACCTGGTCATCCGGGTGGTGCGGGACCTGTTCAACGAGGACTTCCGCGAGCTGGTGATCGAGGGCGACGGGGCGTACGACGTGGTCGAGTCGTACCTGTCGCACGTCTCGCCGGACCTGGTCGAGCGACTGCGCCGGCACACCGGCGCCGCCGACGTCTTCGCCACGTACCGCATCGACGAGCAGATCCTCAAGGGGCTGGACCGGAAGGTCTTCCTGCCCTCCGGCGGCCACCTGGTCATCGACCGGACCGAGGCGATGACGGTGGTGGACGTCAACACCGGCAAGTACACCGGCGCCGGCGGGAACCTCGAGGAGACGGTCACCCGCAACAACCTGGAGGCAGCCGAGGAGATCGTCCGCCAGCTCCGGCTGCGGGACATCGGCGGCATCGTGGTCATCGACTTCATCGACATGGTGCTGGAGTCGAACCGGGAGCTGGTGCTGCGCCGGCTCACCGAGTGCCTCGGCCGGGACCGTACCAAGCACCAGGTCACCGAGATCACCTCGCTGGGGCTGGTGCAGATGACCCGGAAGCGCATCGGGGCGGGGCTGCTGGAGGCGTTCAGCGAGAACTGCGAGTGCTGCAAGGGCCGGGGCCTGATCATCCACACCGAGCCGGTGCCGGAGAAGCCGCGTCCGGGCGGTGCGGGGGAGAAGACCAAGGTGGTCGCCGCGACGACTCCGCCGGCCGCTCCGGCTGCCGCTCCGGCCGCCGCCGAGCAGAACGGCGCGTCGACGCGCCGGCGGGCGCGCAAGTCGGCCGCGCCGGAACGGAGCACCGTCGAGGTGGAGGTGACCGAGCAGCCCTCGGTCGACCCGTACCACGACACGATGGGCTACGACCTGTCCCGGTACGAGGCCGACACGGCCGCCGCCCCGGCGGTCGCCGACGCCCAGCGCGGCGATTCCGCCCGGCTCGCCGCCCCCGACGACCCGGACGCGCTGGTCGACGGGGAGACCGACGACGAACTCGCCGAGGCGGGCGGTGGACGCCGTCGCTCCCGGCGGGGTGGCGCGCGGCGGCGTACCCGGCCGTGA
- the rplU gene encoding 50S ribosomal protein L21 — translation MYAIVKTGGKQYKVAEGDVIEVEKLAGAPGDAVKLTAVLLVDGDDLVTDAAKLAKVAVSGEIAAHTKGPKIRIHKFKNKTGYHKRQGHRQPLTQVKVTGISSGK, via the coding sequence ATGTACGCGATCGTCAAGACCGGCGGCAAGCAGTACAAGGTCGCCGAGGGCGACGTGATCGAGGTCGAGAAGCTCGCCGGTGCCCCCGGCGACGCGGTGAAGCTCACCGCGGTGCTCCTCGTCGACGGTGACGACCTGGTGACCGACGCGGCCAAGCTCGCCAAGGTCGCAGTGTCCGGCGAGATCGCCGCGCACACCAAGGGCCCGAAGATCCGGATCCACAAGTTCAAGAACAAGACCGGCTACCACAAGCGCCAGGGTCACCGCCAGCCGCTGACCCAGGTCAAGGTGACCGGCATCTCCAGCGGGAAGTAG